A region of Paenibacillus sp. JNUCC-31 DNA encodes the following proteins:
- a CDS encoding MFS transporter: MKISLGRQSILLLGVNGLFVLAGALSGTFLNVYLWKSRPDYAMLGWFTVSQQLALGLTFWLAGKWVKEHNKMSALRLGTALSGIFYMLVLWAGPKAVDWIWPLGILLGCALGLFWIAFNVVYFEVTDRENRDLFNGWVGLLGSMTGIIGPWFSGFVISRMADNSGYRLIFTVSLVIYVIAVVFSFFLKKRKVSGTYRWSEPWRQLAAKDSAWRPVGVGLCAQGAREGVFAFLIALLVYVATEQEYKLGQFSLITSAVALVSYWAAGKWFQPQYRSKGMFIGALLLFVVLIPLLWKVSYGTLLIMGIGSALSMPLYMLPMISAGFDLMGTSGENVEKRVELVVLRELCLMVGRLLGLALFIITVMNGPSLQTLTWLIVSLGSFPLIGWIFMRKILVQTQHAKRSEP; the protein is encoded by the coding sequence ATGAAGATTTCTCTAGGCCGACAATCCATTCTGCTACTAGGCGTGAATGGATTGTTTGTGTTAGCTGGAGCTTTGTCAGGGACGTTTCTGAATGTATATCTGTGGAAAAGCCGTCCGGATTATGCCATGCTTGGGTGGTTTACGGTAAGCCAGCAACTTGCACTGGGGCTCACCTTTTGGCTCGCGGGAAAATGGGTCAAGGAACATAATAAAATGAGCGCGTTACGCTTGGGAACCGCCTTGTCGGGCATATTTTACATGCTTGTGTTATGGGCAGGGCCCAAAGCAGTTGACTGGATTTGGCCCCTGGGAATTTTGCTCGGATGTGCGCTTGGATTGTTCTGGATAGCGTTCAACGTCGTGTACTTTGAAGTGACGGATCGGGAGAACAGGGACTTGTTCAATGGTTGGGTGGGCCTCTTGGGTTCCATGACAGGCATTATTGGCCCATGGTTCTCTGGTTTTGTTATTTCCCGTATGGCAGATAACTCAGGGTATCGCCTTATCTTTACAGTGTCGCTGGTGATCTATGTGATTGCTGTGGTGTTCAGCTTTTTTCTGAAAAAGAGAAAGGTCAGTGGCACCTACCGATGGTCCGAACCATGGCGACAGTTAGCGGCGAAGGATAGTGCTTGGAGGCCCGTAGGTGTGGGACTGTGTGCACAAGGTGCACGTGAAGGAGTCTTTGCCTTTCTGATCGCCCTGCTCGTCTATGTTGCTACAGAGCAGGAGTATAAGCTTGGTCAGTTTTCTTTGATCACTTCAGCGGTAGCACTGGTGAGCTACTGGGCAGCAGGCAAATGGTTTCAGCCACAATATAGATCCAAAGGGATGTTTATTGGAGCATTATTGTTATTCGTGGTATTGATTCCACTGTTATGGAAAGTCAGTTACGGTACGCTTTTAATTATGGGAATCGGGTCTGCTTTGTCGATGCCATTGTATATGCTGCCCATGATATCCGCAGGATTCGACTTGATGGGGACAAGTGGTGAAAATGTGGAGAAAAGAGTCGAACTTGTCGTATTAAGGGAGCTGTGTTTGATGGTTGGTCGTTTACTGGGCCTTGCTTTATTTATCATCACAGTCATGAATGGTCCTTCATTACAAACGTTAACTTGGCTTATAGTGTCTTTGGGATCTTTCCCGCTAATCGGTTGGATTTTCATGCGCAAAATACTTGTGCAAACACAGCATGCAAAACGGTCTGAGCCATGA
- a CDS encoding cupredoxin domain-containing protein: protein MMKRGIAWLAACMLILVLAACGGTGQSAESNGESDSGVTASEELVIKASNYEFDQPEYHLKKGVPVKIVYENTNGNHGVLVPELNLRLDTKNSSKVITPDKAGEFEMSCSVFCGSGHSSMISKIIVDE, encoded by the coding sequence ATGATGAAGAGAGGCATAGCATGGCTTGCAGCCTGTATGTTGATCCTGGTCCTTGCTGCATGTGGAGGAACTGGCCAATCCGCAGAATCAAACGGCGAATCCGATTCGGGTGTTACAGCAAGCGAAGAACTGGTCATCAAAGCGAGCAACTATGAATTCGACCAGCCTGAATACCACTTGAAAAAAGGCGTCCCGGTTAAGATTGTTTATGAAAATACAAACGGAAACCATGGCGTTCTTGTGCCCGAGCTGAACCTTCGGCTGGATACCAAGAACAGTTCCAAAGTGATTACTCCCGACAAAGCAGGAGAATTCGAAATGTCCTGTTCCGTCTTTTGTGGAAGTGGTCATAGCAGTATGATCTCCAAAATTATTGTTGACGAATAG
- the pheT gene encoding phenylalanine--tRNA ligase subunit beta produces MRVSTDWLSDYIALEGVEPQELAEKMTRAGIEIDVVENRNQGVNNVVVGYVKSKEKHPDADKLNVCVIDAGQEEDLQIVCGAKNVDAGQKVVVALVGAKLPGGLDIKKAKLRGVVSLGMICSAKELGMNDKLLPKDQQEGILVLPEQTEIGTPISQVLGLDDYVLELDLTPNRSDCLSMRGAAYEVGAILGREVKLPDPKEQLVEISDAAANHISVEITATEQCSHYAARYVTGIKLGASPQWMQNRLMAAGIRPINNIVDITNYVMLEYGQPLHAFDADKLEKGHIEVRMAKEGETIVTLDSQERKLEPHMLLITDGVKPVAIAGVMGGENSEVTETTVNLLLESAKFDGGTVRKTSRQLGLRSEASMRFEKEVDPAAVITALNRAAELIQRYAEGEVHQGIVEAGTEAADKRVVQLSLDKLNRYLGTDLSLLEVKTIFARLHFACGDAQQGLLDVEVSSRRGDITLDVDLFEEIARLYGYDNIPTTLIEGPTTPGAYTPSQAMRRTIRGLFAGSGWQEMISYSFVHPDNVSLFPALTEGSQAVKLAMPMSEDRSVLRKSILPQMLDAAVYNMNRKADSLAVFEVGSVFFTEEEKLTKQPHEIPVLSLLLTGNRASQQWNVGAEKVDFFDLKGALENLFAYVGLEQRIRLVANSPEGFHPGRSASVYLEAKDGGEGKLIGTMGQLHPELQQQYDLNDVYLAEIGLEAIYSEADADIRYRELPRFPAVERDVAVVVSKDIEAGDMLRAIRESAGELLQTVQVFDVFTGSKLGDDKKSVAMSLVYRNRERTLTDEEITEVHARVVARLEEQFGAELRK; encoded by the coding sequence ATGAGAGTATCGACAGATTGGCTGTCTGATTATATCGCGCTGGAAGGCGTAGAGCCGCAAGAGCTGGCTGAGAAAATGACCCGTGCGGGTATTGAGATTGATGTAGTGGAGAACCGGAACCAGGGTGTGAACAACGTGGTTGTCGGTTACGTGAAGAGCAAGGAGAAGCACCCTGACGCTGACAAGCTGAATGTATGTGTGATTGATGCCGGTCAGGAAGAAGATCTGCAAATCGTGTGTGGTGCGAAAAATGTGGATGCCGGTCAAAAGGTAGTCGTTGCCCTGGTCGGAGCAAAGCTCCCTGGTGGACTCGATATCAAAAAAGCCAAGCTGCGGGGCGTCGTATCCCTTGGCATGATCTGCTCTGCGAAAGAACTGGGCATGAACGACAAGTTGCTGCCGAAGGACCAGCAGGAAGGCATTCTCGTTCTGCCAGAACAGACGGAGATTGGCACGCCAATCAGTCAGGTTCTTGGTCTTGATGATTATGTGCTTGAACTGGACCTGACGCCAAATCGTTCCGACTGTCTCAGTATGCGTGGAGCGGCTTATGAAGTTGGTGCCATCCTGGGTCGTGAAGTGAAGCTGCCTGATCCAAAAGAGCAATTGGTGGAAATCAGTGATGCGGCTGCGAATCATATTTCGGTTGAGATTACCGCTACGGAACAATGCAGTCACTATGCGGCCCGTTATGTAACGGGAATTAAGCTTGGAGCTTCCCCGCAATGGATGCAAAACCGCTTGATGGCCGCTGGTATCCGTCCGATCAATAACATCGTGGATATTACGAACTATGTCATGCTGGAATACGGTCAGCCGCTGCATGCTTTTGATGCAGATAAGCTGGAGAAGGGTCATATTGAAGTCCGGATGGCCAAGGAAGGCGAAACGATCGTGACGCTGGATAGCCAGGAACGTAAACTGGAGCCGCATATGCTGCTTATTACGGATGGCGTGAAACCGGTAGCCATCGCGGGTGTTATGGGTGGCGAGAATTCCGAGGTAACGGAAACTACAGTGAATCTGTTGCTGGAATCCGCCAAGTTCGATGGCGGAACCGTTCGGAAAACGTCGCGCCAACTGGGGCTGCGTTCCGAAGCAAGCATGCGTTTTGAGAAGGAAGTCGATCCGGCTGCTGTCATTACGGCGTTGAACCGTGCGGCTGAATTGATTCAGCGTTATGCAGAAGGCGAAGTTCACCAAGGGATTGTGGAAGCGGGAACAGAGGCTGCGGATAAACGTGTTGTGCAGCTGTCGCTGGATAAACTGAATCGTTATCTGGGAACCGATTTGTCTCTGCTTGAAGTGAAAACCATTTTCGCTCGTTTGCACTTTGCGTGTGGTGATGCGCAGCAGGGTCTGCTTGATGTAGAAGTGTCAAGCCGCAGAGGGGATATTACACTTGATGTGGATCTGTTTGAAGAGATTGCACGTTTGTACGGATATGACAATATTCCAACCACATTGATCGAAGGGCCGACAACACCAGGTGCTTACACACCATCCCAGGCAATGCGACGTACCATTCGTGGTCTGTTTGCAGGCAGCGGCTGGCAGGAAATGATCAGTTATTCGTTCGTTCACCCGGACAACGTATCTTTGTTCCCCGCTTTGACAGAAGGCAGTCAAGCGGTGAAGCTGGCTATGCCAATGAGTGAGGATCGAAGTGTGCTCCGCAAGAGCATTTTACCGCAAATGCTGGATGCAGCAGTGTACAATATGAATCGCAAGGCAGATTCACTGGCTGTGTTCGAAGTGGGCAGTGTGTTTTTCACCGAAGAAGAGAAACTGACCAAACAGCCACACGAGATTCCAGTGTTGAGCTTGTTGCTTACGGGAAATCGTGCATCTCAGCAGTGGAATGTGGGAGCAGAAAAAGTGGACTTCTTCGATCTGAAAGGTGCACTTGAGAACCTCTTCGCCTACGTGGGTCTGGAGCAACGTATTCGTCTGGTGGCGAACAGCCCTGAAGGATTCCACCCGGGACGTTCTGCATCTGTTTATTTGGAAGCAAAAGACGGCGGTGAAGGCAAATTGATCGGTACGATGGGTCAATTGCATCCTGAGCTGCAACAGCAATATGATCTGAACGACGTGTACCTCGCCGAGATTGGACTTGAAGCGATCTATAGCGAAGCGGATGCGGACATCCGTTATCGTGAACTTCCACGTTTCCCGGCGGTTGAGCGGGATGTTGCCGTGGTTGTTAGCAAAGATATCGAAGCAGGAGATATGCTGCGTGCCATTCGTGAATCGGCGGGTGAGCTGCTGCAAACGGTACAGGTATTTGATGTGTTCACAGGCAGCAAGCTGGGTGATGACAAGAAGAGTGTAGCAATGTCTCTCGTTTATCGCAATCGTGAACGGACTTTGACAGATGAAGAAATTACCGAGGTTCATGCTCGTGTGGTTGCTCGTCTGGAAGAGCAATTCGGAGCCGAATTGCGTAAATAG
- a CDS encoding cell division protein ZapA: protein MTTPDRTRVTVEIYGTSYKLVGSSADYMKQVANLVDERMSAISKHHSRLDTPRIAVLAAVHMAEQSLQTQEIRNELKMLTGERTELRNELNRLIAIQNEHQQELERRDQALAEATKLKNEAEQAFAKLQKDQQAEVAKLKALLEQERAQAADREQKLQAQAAAQLKAAEEKGQARLKEAEEKAANQLKNAQAQAATQLKEAQTRLATELQQTQAKAIAQYKELQDKTAAQLKEAEARAVAERQKIEVQAAEQVQAAKEQAEAAILSELEQAEVQLQKVQEDAQLRYRELQSEMEQRIQQAEQSAAKQVQELTDKAKEEQTLLLQQAEQKRLAEIEELNATFKESSEQAELEWMEKEAAYEEQIKQINEAARTQAAEVAVTTEALLQEERSKLKQQLEEERKRAESRLKDIEGQFVEARKQLKNAQEVIADQEQQLLNERSQTETLRNEQAIHKQEQDVQLRRITELEQQLEQLIADSAQLQEQLRNTEADVQQSREAQQQWKQQYNETVERETSLTAQLRKVQDQHAHLEQEITKLREAEVKSEDEQRRLHKVLEQAHAAVRILQNEISTLTQSEESWKAQAEQRLIEIGELETQVLEAAEQNETLELGVQSLHDELSVVKEEARHAGEETERYIARASLLEQEREELNHEMNEVRAELDKLQESYKQIRKDYSDALQREEDYNRKLNEMSEEKEEIVRALEESRQNANQLSERISEQGSLLTQTEEEALEWQIKHEELSAKQAELSSRLQELTAREVELISRVEQAEQHAEQQDQVWQRRADEWAAQEQSWQERWAALENELNLWQKESAASVEKVEELENERQQLAQQRNEAIEEKQTMEHELLEIGERYELAAHQLRLLQVEREMEQEKAEQLNTDYRQLRDEYTKLQTEYNEWIELIEQDQT, encoded by the coding sequence GTGACTACACCTGATCGTACACGCGTCACCGTAGAGATCTACGGGACTTCCTATAAACTGGTTGGCAGCAGTGCCGACTATATGAAACAAGTAGCTAACCTGGTGGATGAGCGAATGAGCGCTATCTCCAAACATCATTCCCGACTGGATACTCCTCGTATTGCGGTGCTGGCAGCTGTACATATGGCTGAGCAGTCTCTTCAGACTCAGGAAATTCGGAATGAGCTGAAAATGCTGACCGGTGAACGTACCGAACTGAGAAATGAGTTAAATCGGCTGATAGCCATACAAAATGAACATCAGCAGGAATTGGAACGCCGAGACCAAGCTCTGGCTGAAGCAACCAAGCTGAAGAATGAGGCGGAACAGGCCTTTGCAAAGCTTCAGAAGGACCAACAAGCAGAGGTAGCAAAGCTCAAGGCATTACTTGAACAGGAACGAGCTCAGGCAGCAGATCGTGAGCAGAAGCTTCAGGCTCAAGCTGCGGCTCAATTGAAAGCAGCGGAAGAGAAGGGGCAGGCCCGTCTGAAAGAAGCGGAAGAAAAAGCAGCAAATCAACTCAAGAATGCCCAGGCTCAGGCGGCGACCCAGCTGAAGGAAGCGCAGACTCGTTTAGCAACTGAGCTACAGCAGACCCAGGCCAAAGCGATTGCACAATACAAGGAATTGCAGGATAAGACGGCAGCACAACTGAAAGAAGCAGAAGCTCGGGCTGTGGCAGAACGTCAAAAAATTGAGGTTCAGGCTGCAGAGCAGGTACAAGCGGCGAAGGAACAAGCTGAAGCTGCAATTTTGTCTGAATTGGAACAAGCTGAGGTCCAATTGCAAAAAGTTCAGGAAGATGCCCAGCTTCGATATCGTGAACTTCAGTCCGAGATGGAACAGCGTATCCAGCAGGCAGAACAATCTGCTGCAAAGCAAGTTCAAGAACTGACTGACAAGGCAAAGGAAGAACAGACTTTACTGCTGCAGCAAGCGGAGCAGAAGCGACTGGCTGAGATCGAAGAGCTGAATGCAACGTTCAAGGAATCATCCGAACAGGCGGAATTGGAATGGATGGAAAAAGAAGCAGCTTATGAAGAGCAGATTAAACAAATCAATGAAGCGGCTCGGACTCAGGCGGCCGAAGTCGCTGTAACAACGGAGGCTTTGCTGCAAGAGGAACGTAGCAAGCTGAAGCAGCAGTTGGAAGAAGAGCGTAAACGGGCGGAGTCGCGCCTGAAAGATATCGAAGGTCAATTCGTTGAAGCCCGGAAGCAACTCAAGAATGCTCAAGAGGTGATTGCCGATCAAGAACAACAGCTGCTGAACGAGCGAAGCCAAACGGAGACGTTACGCAATGAACAAGCCATACACAAGCAGGAGCAGGATGTTCAGCTTCGTCGAATTACGGAGCTTGAGCAGCAATTGGAACAATTGATAGCAGACAGTGCCCAGTTGCAGGAACAGCTTCGTAACACAGAAGCTGATGTCCAACAGTCCCGGGAAGCGCAGCAGCAATGGAAGCAACAGTATAACGAGACCGTTGAGCGTGAGACTTCTCTGACTGCACAACTGCGCAAAGTACAGGATCAGCACGCCCATCTTGAACAGGAGATCACAAAACTCCGTGAAGCCGAAGTGAAATCCGAGGATGAGCAGCGCAGATTGCACAAAGTGCTTGAACAGGCCCATGCAGCAGTTCGCATATTGCAAAATGAGATCAGTACACTTACCCAAAGTGAGGAATCTTGGAAAGCGCAGGCGGAACAACGTCTGATTGAGATCGGTGAATTGGAAACTCAGGTACTTGAAGCTGCAGAGCAAAATGAGACACTGGAATTGGGAGTGCAGTCCCTTCACGATGAATTGTCTGTGGTTAAAGAAGAGGCTCGTCATGCTGGTGAAGAAACCGAACGTTATATCGCGCGAGCAAGCCTCCTGGAGCAAGAACGAGAAGAACTTAACCATGAAATGAATGAAGTCCGTGCAGAGCTGGACAAGCTGCAGGAAAGTTATAAACAAATCCGTAAGGATTACAGCGATGCACTTCAACGTGAAGAGGACTATAATCGCAAACTGAATGAAATGAGTGAAGAAAAGGAAGAGATTGTACGTGCGCTTGAAGAATCCAGACAGAATGCCAATCAGCTGTCTGAACGGATTAGTGAACAAGGCAGCTTGCTGACTCAAACAGAGGAAGAAGCACTAGAGTGGCAAATCAAGCATGAAGAATTATCTGCCAAACAGGCAGAGCTCTCCTCTCGCCTGCAAGAGCTGACTGCCCGGGAAGTTGAGCTGATTTCCAGAGTGGAACAGGCAGAACAACATGCGGAACAACAAGATCAGGTTTGGCAACGTCGTGCAGATGAATGGGCGGCTCAGGAGCAATCATGGCAGGAACGCTGGGCAGCGCTGGAGAATGAATTGAATCTTTGGCAGAAAGAAAGTGCTGCCAGTGTGGAGAAGGTTGAAGAGCTGGAAAACGAGCGACAGCAGCTTGCACAGCAGCGTAATGAAGCGATCGAAGAAAAGCAGACGATGGAACATGAATTGCTGGAGATCGGTGAGCGGTATGAACTTGCGGCCCATCAGTTGCGTTTACTGCAAGTTGAACGTGAGATGGAGCAGGAGAAGGCGGAGCAGCTGAATACGGATTATCGCCAGTTGCGGGATGAATATACGAAATTGCAGACGGAATATAACGAATGGATTGAATTGATTGAGCAGGATCAGACCTAG
- a CDS encoding phage holin family protein, whose protein sequence is MNFLGHVVRFIIAAIVLMVVSWIVPGFAVGGFWSALMLALVIALLGWIIEGIFGKRINPFGRGIVGFIVSALVIWIGQYVVDHVHVSLLGAVLAALVIGIIDLFIPVSTPFDAGRRSKDHA, encoded by the coding sequence ATGAATTTTCTGGGACATGTCGTGCGATTTATCATCGCCGCAATTGTGTTGATGGTTGTCAGCTGGATCGTGCCCGGATTCGCCGTTGGCGGTTTCTGGAGTGCTCTGATGCTTGCTCTGGTTATCGCCCTTCTCGGTTGGATCATTGAAGGCATCTTCGGTAAAAGGATAAATCCTTTTGGCCGTGGTATTGTCGGCTTCATCGTCAGTGCACTGGTAATCTGGATTGGACAATATGTTGTAGATCATGTGCATGTCAGTCTGCTTGGTGCTGTTCTGGCTGCATTGGTCATTGGGATCATTGATCTCTTCATTCCGGTTTCTACGCCTTTTGATGCCGGAAGAAGGTCTAAAGATCACGCATAG
- a CDS encoding DUF350 domain-containing protein translates to MVLGFFSVAIMELLVFLACFELVTKYKCWHEIKKGNVAVAMATGGKIFGICNVLHFCIQAKSSVYEAMTWSIVGFVLLLIAYFLFEFLTPVFSIDKEIEADNRAVGLISMIISVSLSFVIGASIM, encoded by the coding sequence ATGGTGCTCGGATTTTTCTCCGTAGCGATTATGGAATTGCTAGTATTTCTCGCTTGCTTCGAACTGGTGACCAAATACAAATGCTGGCATGAGATCAAGAAGGGAAACGTGGCTGTAGCCATGGCTACAGGAGGCAAGATCTTCGGAATCTGTAATGTGCTTCATTTCTGCATCCAGGCCAAATCTTCGGTATATGAAGCCATGACGTGGTCAATTGTAGGATTTGTCCTTCTGCTCATTGCCTATTTTTTATTCGAATTTCTAACACCGGTGTTCTCCATTGACAAGGAGATTGAAGCGGATAACCGGGCTGTTGGATTGATATCCATGATTATTTCCGTCTCGTTGTCATTTGTTATTGGCGCGAGCATCATGTAG
- a CDS encoding endonuclease MutS2: protein MDTKILHTLEYRKILNTLQSFAQTTMGKKKADQLEPISELEEVKRLLQQTDEAFRFDRLKGSPSFGGIVDITASVKRAEIGGTLNPHELLGISNTTFAARRLKRQIAALHDDEKVESLFYISDQISEQKTLEDAIRNCIDDNAEVSDSASVTLAQIRRELRGGEARIREKLDSMIRSSTVSKMLQDQIITIRGDRFVIPVKAEYRSYFGGIVHDQSGSGATLFIEPESIVAMNNKLRETRIREEREIEVILQKLTALVSEQVEWLLYDVDLLGSLDFIFAKARLARELKATLPRMNDRGFLKIKKGRHPLISIENVVPTDIELGNEYTSIIVTGPNTGGKTVTLKTIGLLSLMAMSGLFVPAEDGSQLCVFDAIYADIGDEQSIEQNLSTFSSHMTNIIRILKNMTTKSLVLLDEVGAGTDPAEGSALAISILEHMHQTGCRMVATTHYSELKAYAYERKGVINASMEFDVNTLSPTYRLLVGVPGRSNAFAIAERLGLPGYILNYARGEVKEEDQRVEHMIASLEENRLTAEQERERAELLRQDMEKLRSRHQAELEKLEQQRDRRIEKAEEDARSIVDKARAEAEKIIADLRQLAMEEGASVKEHKLIAARKQLDEAEPEKRKKTVKRNATATKTRAIGPGDEVLVYSLNQKGHVVEMSGTKEAIVQLGIMKMKVSLNDLELQQSAPAESKPKQKPVTGVKRTRDDNVKSELDLRGTNLEEALMETDRFIDEAFLANLGQVYIIHGKGTGILRSGIQDYLRKHRHIKSYRLGNYGEGGNGVTVAELE, encoded by the coding sequence TTGGACACGAAAATTTTACACACATTGGAATATCGCAAAATTTTAAATACATTGCAAAGCTTTGCCCAGACTACGATGGGTAAAAAGAAAGCGGATCAACTGGAGCCGATCAGTGAACTGGAAGAAGTGAAGAGACTTCTGCAGCAGACGGATGAAGCCTTTAGGTTTGACCGTCTGAAAGGGTCTCCATCTTTTGGGGGAATTGTAGATATTACCGCTTCCGTCAAACGAGCAGAAATTGGAGGCACGTTGAATCCGCATGAACTTTTGGGGATTTCCAATACTACCTTTGCTGCACGTCGGTTGAAACGCCAGATTGCTGCGCTTCATGACGATGAAAAAGTGGAATCGCTGTTCTATATCAGTGATCAAATATCCGAGCAAAAGACACTTGAAGATGCGATTCGCAATTGTATTGACGATAATGCTGAAGTTTCTGACAGCGCGAGTGTAACGCTGGCGCAGATTCGTCGTGAGCTTCGCGGTGGTGAGGCACGCATTCGCGAGAAGCTGGATTCAATGATTCGTTCTTCTACAGTATCCAAAATGTTACAGGATCAAATCATTACCATTCGTGGCGATCGGTTTGTTATTCCTGTAAAGGCGGAATATCGTTCCTATTTCGGTGGGATTGTGCACGATCAATCCGGTTCGGGTGCAACCCTGTTTATAGAGCCGGAATCCATCGTCGCCATGAACAACAAATTGCGCGAGACCCGGATCCGGGAAGAACGCGAAATTGAAGTGATTTTGCAGAAATTGACGGCTCTTGTCAGTGAACAGGTGGAGTGGCTGTTGTATGATGTCGACCTGTTGGGATCACTTGATTTCATTTTTGCGAAAGCACGCCTTGCACGGGAACTGAAGGCCACATTGCCACGGATGAATGACCGGGGATTCCTTAAGATTAAAAAGGGACGTCATCCGCTGATTTCCATCGAAAATGTGGTGCCTACCGATATTGAACTGGGCAATGAATATACGTCTATCATCGTGACGGGTCCCAATACGGGAGGAAAGACCGTCACGCTCAAAACGATTGGATTGCTGAGCCTCATGGCGATGTCAGGGTTGTTCGTTCCAGCCGAGGATGGCAGCCAACTGTGTGTATTTGATGCGATCTATGCGGATATTGGTGATGAGCAGAGCATTGAACAGAATCTGAGTACGTTTTCCAGCCATATGACGAACATTATTCGGATATTGAAAAATATGACTACCAAAAGCTTGGTCCTCCTTGATGAGGTGGGGGCGGGTACGGACCCGGCCGAAGGCTCTGCACTGGCCATTTCCATTTTGGAGCACATGCACCAGACTGGATGCCGGATGGTAGCTACAACACATTACAGTGAATTGAAAGCTTACGCCTATGAGCGTAAAGGTGTTATTAATGCGAGTATGGAATTTGACGTAAACACACTGAGCCCAACCTATCGGCTTCTTGTCGGTGTGCCTGGGCGGAGTAATGCGTTTGCAATTGCCGAACGATTGGGTTTGCCGGGATACATTCTCAATTATGCGCGTGGTGAAGTGAAGGAAGAAGACCAGCGGGTTGAGCATATGATTGCTTCTCTCGAAGAGAACCGGCTTACGGCTGAGCAGGAACGTGAGCGCGCGGAACTTCTGCGCCAGGATATGGAGAAATTGCGCAGCAGGCATCAAGCGGAACTGGAGAAGCTGGAGCAGCAGCGTGACCGTCGCATAGAAAAAGCAGAAGAAGATGCCCGTTCCATTGTGGACAAGGCGAGAGCAGAGGCTGAGAAGATTATAGCGGATCTTCGCCAGCTTGCCATGGAAGAAGGGGCCTCCGTTAAAGAGCACAAGCTTATAGCTGCTCGGAAACAACTGGATGAAGCCGAACCGGAAAAACGTAAAAAAACGGTTAAGCGCAATGCAACTGCAACCAAGACTCGTGCAATCGGGCCGGGCGATGAAGTTCTCGTTTATAGTTTGAATCAAAAAGGTCACGTAGTCGAGATGTCAGGCACCAAAGAAGCGATAGTACAGTTGGGGATTATGAAAATGAAGGTGTCCCTGAATGATCTTGAATTGCAGCAGTCTGCACCAGCAGAATCCAAACCGAAGCAGAAACCGGTAACGGGCGTGAAACGAACCCGTGATGACAATGTGAAGAGCGAACTGGATCTGCGGGGAACGAATCTGGAAGAAGCCCTGATGGAAACGGATCGTTTTATCGATGAAGCTTTCCTGGCTAATCTGGGTCAGGTTTATATTATTCATGGTAAGGGAACGGGAATTTTACGTTCCGGTATTCAGGATTACCTTCGTAAGCATAGACATATAAAAAGTTACCGGCTGGGCAATTACGGAGAAGGCGGAAACGGTGTAACCGTCGCAGAATTGGAATAG